CATCATCACCTTGTCGCTCTCACGGAACTCGTTGGTCACGTTACCATCCTTGTCATACCAGAGCTGTTCACCATTTGCTGGGTTCACACCTGCATAACGGTTCAGGAAGAACTCGCTTACTGAGTGACCTACTACATACTTCAAACCGGTGGTTGAGTTTACATACTCGGTTACACCGTTATAGAGTTCCTTCAATCGGTTCTGATTGTAAGATACGTTGGCACTTACATTCCAGGTAAAGTCCTTGGTGCGGATTACATCACCGTCAGCACTCAACTCGATACCCTTGTTAGCCATCACACCCACGTTCTTCCAGCGATAACCCTCACCAGTTACGGTGTAAGACTCTGGCACACGCATCAGCATGTTGGAAGTGCGCTTGTAATAAGCCTCAAAACTGAAGTTGATACGGTCGAAGAAACCAAGACGCAAAGCAAAGTTGCTTGCCCAAGTGGACTCCCAACCCAATTCCTCATTACCACTCTGTGAAGGATAGAGACCAGCTGTATCGTCATAGTTGGCGTCACCACTCACCAATGCGAGGTGATAATAGTTAGGAATCTCTGAGTTACCAGAAGTACCTGTGCTGACTGCCAACTGTGCGTTGCTCAGCCAGTTATACTTCTTGAGCCATTCAGTCTGCTTCACATTCCACATGAAACCTACAGACCAGAAAGTACCCCAGCGATGATCCTTACCAAATCGGGAAGAAGCATCGGTACGGAGAGAGAAGTCTGCATAATAAAGTTCCTTATAGTTGTACTCGCCACGCATGAAGAATGACAAGTAAGAATAATCTGAAGAAGAGTCAGACCAGCGGCTGGCACGTGTACCAGACGAAATATTGGTCAGCAAGTCATTATTCTGTCCTCTGGAATAAACATTGAATCCCTCTGAATGATAATCGACAGCCTCCTGACCCAGCATCACGTTGAAAGAATGGATATCCTTCAAGGTGAAACGATAGTTGGCTGTTGTAGTCTCAGTCAAATTGAGCATATCGCTGCTCTGGCGAGCCGCAAGACCCTGTCCGTTGTTAGAAGAGAGACTTGGGAAAGACTGCATGAATGCGGTAGAGTGAGAGAAATCTGCACCAAACTGAGTGCGGATAGTCAAATTCTCAATAGGATAAATCTCTGCATACATAGTAGAGAGAATCTTATACTTCTTGTTCTTGATAGGATTCTTTGCCATATATACGATAGGGTTCTCGCTCGTACCAGCCCAGTTGCCTGCTGCAAGAGAAGCAAGACTGCCATCCTTTGCGTATGGATTCCAATATGGAAGCATGAAGCGGCAAGCTGAAATTGGGGTAACGGTGGTATAAGAACCATCGTCTGCCTGCTGGGCCTCCTCGTAAGCTGCCATGGTGTTGGTACCAATCTTCAACCAGTTGCTCGCCTTCACATCTGCATTGGTACGGATGTTGTAACGGCGGAAGGTAGAATTCTGCGCAATACCATCCTGATCATAGAAACCACCAGAAACATAGTAGTTCAAACGGTCAGTAGCACGATTCACGGAAAGTTCATAGCTCTGCAAAGGAGCCGCATCATTGAACACCTCGTCAAGCCAGTTGACATTTACCTTAGAGAGGAGATTGTAATCCTTACCAGCATCCAGTCCTACTTCTTTCTCAAACTGGATACGCTCATCGGTATTCATCATAGACCAGTTGGTCTGAGCCAACTGTGAGAAACCATACTGAGCACGGAGGGTAACCTTTGCCTTATCCATAGAAAGACCACGCTTAGATGTGATTACAACCACACCATTAGCAGCACGGGCACCATAGATAGAAGTAGAAGAAGCATCTTTCAATACAGAAATACTTTCGATGTCATTAGGACTTAAAGTATTGAAATCAGAACTGGAAATTGGCACACCATCCAGGATAAAAAGTGGTGACTTACCAGAGTTGATAGAGTTTGTACCACGGATTTGGAAAGTAGCCGCCTTGCTTGGTTCACCAGAAGAACTGATGACCTGCAAACCAGTACTCTGTCCTTGCAAAGCCTGGTCGAAGCTTGCCGCAGGGACATTTTCAATTTTTTCAGCTTTCACAGCAGACACGGAACCCGCAATGGTTCCTTTCTTACGAACGCCATACGCCACAACCACGACTTCATCCATCACTTTGGAATCAGAAGTAAGCGTAATGTTCAGCGTTTTCGTCTGTGCATTGACAGGATGTTTCTGAGTCACCATACCGATGTATGAAATCACCAGCGTAGCCTTAGAAGCGTCCTTCACCTCGATGGTATAGTTTCCGTCAACATCGGTCACTACACCATTCGTTGTACCCTCTTGAAGGATGGTTGCACCAATCAGCGGTTCATTGTCATCAGCAGACATAACCGTTCCCTTGACGCTAAAGGTTTGCGCCAAGGTTGTTTGGACAGTCAACACAATCAGAGAGACAAGCAATAGGGAAATTCTTCTCATTCTTGTTTGTTTCAATTGTTGTTTATAAATTATTAATAATTATTTTTTTCTCGTTGGAGTAAACGGTTGCATATATAAAAAAATATGTTGCACGCCTGACAAACCCACCGTTCTCTCACTTGGTACAATTTTTCACAAATAACAAACGTAAGTATAGCTATTTGATTAAAAGCGGTGCAAAATTACTAATAATTTCTCACTTATTACAAGTTATTGCTTTAAAAATTATT
This is a stretch of genomic DNA from Segatella hominis. It encodes these proteins:
- a CDS encoding SusC/RagA family TonB-linked outer membrane protein — its product is MRRISLLLVSLIVLTVQTTLAQTFSVKGTVMSADDNEPLIGATILQEGTTNGVVTDVDGNYTIEVKDASKATLVISYIGMVTQKHPVNAQTKTLNITLTSDSKVMDEVVVVAYGVRKKGTIAGSVSAVKAEKIENVPAASFDQALQGQSTGLQVISSSGEPSKAATFQIRGTNSINSGKSPLFILDGVPISSSDFNTLSPNDIESISVLKDASSTSIYGARAANGVVVITSKRGLSMDKAKVTLRAQYGFSQLAQTNWSMMNTDERIQFEKEVGLDAGKDYNLLSKVNVNWLDEVFNDAAPLQSYELSVNRATDRLNYYVSGGFYDQDGIAQNSTFRRYNIRTNADVKASNWLKIGTNTMAAYEEAQQADDGSYTTVTPISACRFMLPYWNPYAKDGSLASLAAGNWAGTSENPIVYMAKNPIKNKKYKILSTMYAEIYPIENLTIRTQFGADFSHSTAFMQSFPSLSSNNGQGLAARQSSDMLNLTETTTANYRFTLKDIHSFNVMLGQEAVDYHSEGFNVYSRGQNNDLLTNISSGTRASRWSDSSSDYSYLSFFMRGEYNYKELYYADFSLRTDASSRFGKDHRWGTFWSVGFMWNVKQTEWLKKYNWLSNAQLAVSTGTSGNSEIPNYYHLALVSGDANYDDTAGLYPSQSGNEELGWESTWASNFALRLGFFDRINFSFEAYYKRTSNMLMRVPESYTVTGEGYRWKNVGVMANKGIELSADGDVIRTKDFTWNVSANVSYNQNRLKELYNGVTEYVNSTTGLKYVVGHSVSEFFLNRYAGVNPANGEQLWYDKDGNVTNEFRESDKVMMGKTYDAPWMGGFGTSLRWKGLQLSAQFSWIGTRYVINNDRFFEESGVTFGTAYNQSNRLLYDRWKNPGDITDIPRWGEVNQLDDRYLENASFLRMKNLSLSYSLPQSLLSKTKFFSLVRVYAQAQNLFTITGFNGLDPEVSSNVYQAQYPASRQFTLGVELSF